In Streptomyces sp. NBC_00091, the following proteins share a genomic window:
- a CDS encoding 2-aminoethylphosphonate ABC transporter permease subunit yields the protein MPDAPQRATAPTAPTAAAPTAAAAPTAAAAPAATAPAPAGALPPRPAPAGTAVPHQHSAPAADPARQDAPAPASGAGPRPDGPPQGPRRWARLAWTLPPVAVLALVFLYPLALVVQQSFTPENGGGPLDAYSAVFASTAFREALGTTVWLAVGATVGCLLLGFTLALVIAFVPFPGAKAVAKFIDVFLSFPSFLITLALLFIYGTVGMANGVWTDVLGVADGPFHFLSTPWGVLLAEITYFTPFVMRPLLAAFSQLDTAQLEVAAGLGARPARIVRQVILPEALPALAAGGSLVLVMCLNEFGIVLFTGAKDVTTLPMLVYGKAILESDYAAACVVAVVNIAISVGLFGLYRVVGKRAGA from the coding sequence ATGCCTGACGCCCCGCAGCGGGCCACAGCCCCCACAGCCCCCACGGCCGCCGCCCCCACCGCAGCCGCCGCCCCCACCGCAGCCGCCGCCCCCGCTGCCACCGCCCCCGCCCCCGCCGGGGCGCTCCCGCCCCGGCCGGCCCCCGCCGGCACCGCCGTCCCGCACCAGCACTCCGCCCCGGCGGCGGACCCCGCCCGCCAGGACGCACCCGCCCCCGCGTCCGGCGCCGGGCCCCGCCCCGACGGCCCCCCGCAGGGGCCCCGGCGGTGGGCGCGCCTCGCGTGGACCCTGCCCCCGGTGGCCGTGCTCGCGCTGGTGTTCCTCTACCCCCTCGCGCTGGTGGTGCAGCAGTCCTTCACCCCCGAGAACGGCGGCGGCCCCCTCGACGCCTACTCCGCCGTCTTCGCCTCCACCGCCTTCCGCGAGGCCCTCGGCACCACCGTCTGGCTGGCCGTCGGCGCCACCGTCGGCTGCCTGCTCCTCGGCTTCACCCTCGCCCTGGTCATCGCCTTCGTCCCCTTCCCCGGAGCCAAGGCCGTCGCCAAGTTCATCGACGTCTTCCTCTCCTTCCCCTCCTTCCTCATCACCCTCGCCCTCCTCTTCATCTACGGCACGGTCGGCATGGCCAACGGGGTCTGGACCGATGTCCTCGGCGTCGCCGACGGCCCCTTCCACTTCCTCTCCACCCCCTGGGGCGTCCTCCTCGCGGAGATCACGTACTTCACGCCCTTCGTGATGCGCCCGCTGCTCGCCGCCTTCTCCCAGCTGGACACCGCCCAGCTGGAGGTCGCCGCGGGCCTCGGCGCCCGCCCCGCCCGGATCGTCCGCCAGGTGATCCTTCCCGAGGCCCTGCCCGCCCTGGCCGCGGGCGGCAGCCTCGTCCTCGTCATGTGCCTCAACGAGTTCGGGATCGTCCTGTTCACCGGGGCCAAGGACGTCACGACCCTGCCGATGCTCGTCTACGGCAAGGCGATCCTCGAATCCGACTACGCGGCCGCCTGCGTGGTCGCCGTCGTCAACATCGCGATATCCGTCGGCCTGTTCGGCCTCTACCGGGTGGTGGGCAAGCGTGCTGGTGCATAG
- a CDS encoding TIGR03364 family FAD-dependent oxidoreductase: MRVIVVGGGVVGTMHAWQAVQRGHEVVQIEREAEARGASLRNFGQIWVSGRAGGEELDTALRARELWERIGAEVPGLGFRAIGSLTPVRNAREHAVAEAAVARPDAAARGYKLITAAEAREINPALRGAFEAALWCERDAAVEPRTAQLHLREALKASGRYTFVPGREVRDLAGPGAVRDDHGDVHRGDAVVLATGAWLSGLVRELAPELPVRRVRLQMMQTAPLGEPLTTSVADADSFRYYPAYKSEALDELNAAQAQSPVAAAHKMQLLMVQRLDGGLTIGDTHEYEHPFAFDTLEDPYEHLTEVVESFLGRPLPKIRHRWAGVYAQCTDTTRVVHRQQVADGVWLVTGPGGRGMTCSPAIAETTANELGW, translated from the coding sequence GTGAGAGTCATAGTCGTCGGAGGCGGCGTGGTCGGCACCATGCACGCCTGGCAAGCAGTCCAACGCGGCCACGAGGTCGTCCAGATCGAGCGCGAGGCCGAGGCGCGCGGCGCCTCGCTGCGCAATTTCGGCCAGATCTGGGTCAGCGGCCGGGCCGGGGGCGAGGAGCTCGACACCGCCCTGCGGGCCCGCGAGCTCTGGGAGCGGATCGGCGCGGAGGTGCCCGGCCTGGGCTTCCGCGCCATCGGCTCCCTCACCCCCGTACGCAACGCCCGCGAGCACGCGGTCGCCGAGGCGGCAGTCGCCCGCCCCGACGCCGCCGCCCGCGGCTACAAGCTGATCACCGCCGCCGAGGCGCGGGAGATCAACCCGGCCCTGCGCGGCGCCTTCGAGGCCGCCCTGTGGTGCGAGCGGGACGCGGCCGTCGAACCGCGCACCGCGCAGCTGCACCTCCGCGAGGCCCTGAAGGCCTCCGGCCGCTACACCTTCGTCCCCGGCCGGGAGGTCCGCGACCTGGCGGGCCCCGGCGCGGTCCGCGACGACCACGGCGACGTCCACCGCGGCGACGCCGTCGTCCTCGCCACCGGCGCCTGGCTGTCCGGCCTGGTCCGCGAACTCGCCCCCGAACTGCCCGTGCGCCGCGTCCGCCTCCAGATGATGCAGACCGCCCCGCTCGGCGAGCCGCTCACCACCTCCGTCGCGGACGCCGACAGCTTCCGCTACTACCCGGCGTACAAGAGCGAGGCCCTCGACGAGCTCAACGCCGCCCAGGCCCAGTCGCCCGTCGCCGCCGCGCACAAGATGCAGCTGCTGATGGTCCAGCGCCTGGACGGCGGCCTGACCATCGGCGACACCCACGAGTACGAGCACCCGTTCGCGTTCGACACCCTCGAGGACCCCTACGAGCACCTCACCGAGGTCGTCGAGTCCTTCCTGGGCCGCCCCCTGCCGAAGATCAGGCACCGTTGGGCGGGCGTGTACGCGCAGTGCACCGACACCACCCGCGTCGTCCACCGCCAGCAGGTGGCCGACGGCGTCTGGCTGGTGACCGGACCCGGCGGCCGCGGCATGACCTGCTCGCCCGCCATAGCCGAGACCACCGCGAACGAACTGGGCTGGTGA
- a CDS encoding GntR family transcriptional regulator, with protein MEDQNQRPAHRPGAPVRSGIPEHGRIPKYYAVKARIADLLDELGEGGLLPTERDLAERYEVSRETVRQALRELLLEGRVRRSGRGTVVAGPKLEQPLSLASYTEGVRRQGRRPGRNLIGLEQFPCPPELAIGIGAEAGEPVWHLERVLLADDERVGLESTYIRVARAPRLDIDFQPDSSFYGYLHDSLGISFGDADEKLETVLATPREALLIGTPPALPMLLIHRFSRDRDGRPLERVRSLYRGDRFSFTTRLRPE; from the coding sequence GTGGAAGATCAGAACCAGCGCCCGGCCCACCGCCCCGGCGCCCCCGTCCGCTCCGGCATCCCCGAGCACGGCCGCATCCCCAAGTACTACGCCGTCAAGGCCCGCATCGCCGACCTCCTCGACGAGCTCGGCGAAGGCGGCCTCCTCCCCACCGAGCGCGACCTCGCCGAGCGGTACGAGGTGTCCCGCGAGACCGTACGCCAGGCCCTGCGCGAGCTGCTGCTGGAAGGCCGGGTGCGCCGCTCCGGACGCGGCACCGTGGTGGCCGGACCCAAGCTGGAGCAGCCCCTCTCCCTCGCCAGCTACACCGAGGGGGTGCGCCGCCAGGGCCGCCGCCCCGGCCGCAACCTCATCGGCCTGGAGCAGTTCCCCTGCCCGCCCGAACTCGCCATCGGCATCGGCGCGGAGGCCGGTGAGCCCGTCTGGCACCTGGAGCGGGTCCTGCTCGCCGACGACGAGCGCGTCGGGCTGGAGAGCACGTACATCCGCGTGGCCCGCGCCCCCCGCCTCGACATCGATTTCCAGCCGGACTCCTCCTTCTACGGCTACCTCCACGACAGCCTCGGCATCTCCTTCGGCGACGCCGACGAGAAGCTGGAGACGGTCCTCGCCACACCCCGCGAGGCCCTGCTGATCGGCACCCCGCCCGCGCTCCCGATGCTGCTCATCCACCGCTTCTCCCGGGACCGCGACGGCCGGCCGCTGGAGCGGGTGCGTTCGCTCTACCGTGGCGACCGGTTCAGCTTCACGACCCGCCTGCGGCCCGAATAG
- a CDS encoding ROK family transcriptional regulator: protein MNRGNRGNGDGGDGGDGGGRGGVNLPALRGHNEALLLDLLRAAGAPGLGRAELAGRTGLTPQAVSKITARLAAEGLVAEAGRGASTGGKPRTLLRLVPDARHAVGVHLDRDELRAVRVDLAGGVVARWSGPLDFGAGPEPVVDAVVRAVVRVSGEPGAAPPLLGVGVAAPGPLDWRSGVLGRVTGYPDWAGYPLREVLAGRLGLPVALDKDTNAGVLAGAPGGPGSGTSVYLHVGTGLGAGLRLDGVVHRGARSAAGEFGHQVLLLDGPSCRCGGRGCLEVLCLAAVARGDLAEAARILGEGAANLVALLDVDRVLLGGRVVDAEPEVFVDGVRAVLAGRSLGLAGAPPVARAAAGVAEGAAALLRGRVFGWS, encoded by the coding sequence GTGAACAGGGGCAACAGGGGCAACGGGGACGGCGGGGACGGCGGGGACGGCGGCGGCCGGGGTGGGGTGAACCTGCCGGCGCTGCGCGGGCACAACGAGGCGCTGCTGCTCGACCTGCTGCGTGCGGCCGGGGCGCCGGGGCTGGGCCGCGCGGAGCTGGCCGGCCGTACGGGCCTCACCCCGCAGGCCGTCAGCAAGATCACCGCCCGGCTCGCCGCGGAGGGCCTGGTGGCCGAGGCCGGGCGCGGCGCCTCCACCGGCGGCAAGCCGCGCACCCTGCTGCGGCTGGTGCCCGACGCCCGCCACGCGGTGGGGGTGCACCTGGACCGCGACGAGCTGAGGGCCGTACGGGTCGACCTCGCGGGCGGCGTCGTCGCGCGGTGGAGCGGGCCGCTGGACTTCGGGGCCGGCCCGGAGCCGGTGGTGGACGCGGTCGTACGGGCGGTCGTGCGGGTTTCCGGCGAGCCGGGGGCGGCGCCGCCGCTGCTCGGGGTGGGGGTCGCCGCGCCGGGCCCGCTGGACTGGCGGAGCGGGGTGCTGGGGCGGGTGACGGGGTACCCGGACTGGGCGGGGTACCCGTTGCGGGAGGTGCTGGCGGGGCGGCTGGGGTTGCCCGTGGCGCTGGACAAGGACACCAACGCCGGTGTCCTCGCGGGGGCTCCGGGCGGGCCGGGCTCGGGTACCTCCGTGTACCTGCACGTGGGGACCGGGCTCGGGGCGGGGCTGCGGCTGGACGGGGTGGTGCACCGGGGCGCGCGCTCGGCGGCGGGGGAGTTCGGCCACCAGGTGCTGCTGCTGGACGGCCCGTCGTGCCGGTGCGGGGGGCGGGGCTGCCTGGAGGTGCTCTGCCTCGCGGCGGTGGCCCGGGGGGACCTGGCGGAGGCGGCGCGGATCCTGGGGGAGGGCGCGGCGAACCTGGTCGCGCTGCTGGACGTGGACCGGGTGCTGCTGGGGGGCCGGGTGGTGGACGCGGAGCCGGAGGTGTTCGTGGACGGGGTCCGGGCGGTGCTGGCGGGGCGGAGCCTCGGCCTGGCCGGGGCCCCGCCGGTCGCCCGCGCGGCGGCGGGAGTGGCGGAGGGGGCGGCGGCGTTGCTCCGGGGGCGGGTGTTCGGGTGGTCGTAG
- a CDS encoding 2-aminoethylphosphonate ABC transporter substrate-binding protein: MPSKLVLRTAAALTGSLALAVSLTACGGSTPAGSASSASADSGKGGGEKVVTVYSADGLKSDKGDGWYNRVFADFTKKTGIEVKYVEGGSGEMVQRAVREKTNTQADVLITLPPFIQQADGKGLLQAYTPQGADKVNGADKAADGKWTSVVNNYFGFIYNKKELAQAPKTWEELLDAKYKGKLQYSTPGVAGDGTAVLIKSMHDFGGKEPAMEYLKKLQANNVGPSSSTSKLAPKTDKGELLVANGDVQMNFAQSKSMPNLGIWFPAKDGGKPTTFALPYAAGLVTKAPHTENGKKLLDYMLSEEAQKLVSEVGGGFPARTDVKPTDANAIELTKLMTGVEVFEPDWADIDKNLTAHVDAWKSATGS; encoded by the coding sequence ATGCCCAGCAAGCTCGTGCTCCGTACCGCCGCCGCCCTCACCGGCAGCCTCGCCCTCGCCGTCTCCCTCACCGCCTGCGGCGGTTCCACCCCGGCCGGCTCCGCCTCCTCCGCGTCCGCCGACTCCGGCAAGGGCGGCGGCGAGAAGGTCGTCACCGTCTACAGCGCCGACGGCCTCAAGAGCGACAAGGGCGACGGCTGGTACAACCGGGTCTTCGCCGACTTCACCAAGAAGACCGGCATCGAGGTCAAGTACGTCGAAGGCGGCTCGGGCGAGATGGTCCAGCGCGCCGTCCGCGAGAAGACCAACACCCAGGCCGACGTGCTGATCACGCTGCCGCCCTTCATCCAGCAGGCCGACGGCAAGGGCCTGCTCCAGGCGTACACCCCGCAGGGCGCCGACAAGGTCAACGGCGCCGACAAGGCCGCCGACGGCAAGTGGACCTCGGTCGTCAACAACTACTTCGGCTTCATCTACAACAAGAAGGAGCTCGCCCAGGCCCCCAAGACCTGGGAGGAGCTGCTCGACGCCAAGTACAAGGGCAAGCTCCAGTACTCCACCCCGGGCGTCGCGGGCGACGGCACGGCCGTCCTCATCAAGTCGATGCACGACTTCGGCGGCAAGGAGCCGGCGATGGAGTACCTCAAGAAGCTCCAGGCCAACAACGTCGGCCCCTCCTCCTCCACCAGCAAGCTCGCGCCGAAGACCGACAAGGGCGAGCTGCTCGTCGCCAACGGCGACGTCCAGATGAACTTCGCGCAGTCCAAGTCCATGCCGAACCTGGGCATCTGGTTCCCCGCGAAGGACGGCGGCAAGCCCACCACCTTCGCCCTCCCGTACGCGGCCGGCCTCGTCACCAAGGCCCCGCACACCGAGAACGGCAAGAAGCTCCTCGACTACATGCTCTCCGAGGAGGCGCAGAAGCTGGTCAGCGAGGTCGGCGGCGGCTTCCCGGCCCGTACGGACGTCAAGCCGACCGACGCCAACGCCATCGAGCTCACCAAGCTCATGACCGGGGTCGAGGTCTTCGAGCCGGACTGGGCCGACATCGACAAGAACCTCACCGCCCACGTCGACGCGTGGAAGTCCGCGACCGGCAGCTGA
- a CDS encoding Gfo/Idh/MocA family oxidoreductase, which translates to MNASPTPSPASSPSAAPLRVALIGYGLAGSVFHAPLVSATEGLRLDTVVTSDPGRQAQAREAYPDVRIAASADELWERPDAPDLVVVASPNKTHVPLATTALTAGIPVVVDKPLAATAAEAHGLAALAERTGTFLSVFQNRRWDNDFLTLRRLLAEGELGEVQRFESRFERWRPQLKGGWRESGAPEEIGGLLYDLGSHVVDQALVLFGPAVRVYAETDVRRPGAEADDDTFIAITHANGVRSHLYVSATTAQLGPRFRVLGSRAGYVKYGLDPQEAALREGLRPGGDEGTLWGEEPPHLWGRLGSGESPLTGGGIPVPTAHGDYPAYYAAVAAALRTGGPAPVTAEEAARCLAVLEAARNSSLHGVIVDL; encoded by the coding sequence ATGAACGCCTCCCCCACGCCCTCCCCCGCGTCCTCCCCCTCGGCCGCTCCCCTGCGCGTCGCGCTCATCGGCTACGGACTCGCCGGCTCCGTCTTCCACGCCCCCCTCGTGTCCGCGACCGAAGGCCTCCGCCTCGACACGGTCGTCACCTCCGACCCCGGCCGCCAGGCGCAGGCCCGCGAGGCCTACCCGGACGTCCGGATCGCCGCCTCCGCCGACGAGCTGTGGGAGCGGCCGGACGCCCCGGACCTGGTCGTCGTCGCCTCCCCCAACAAGACCCACGTCCCGCTGGCCACGACCGCCCTCACCGCCGGCATCCCCGTGGTCGTGGACAAGCCGCTCGCCGCCACCGCCGCCGAGGCCCACGGACTCGCGGCCCTCGCGGAGCGCACCGGCACCTTCCTGTCCGTCTTCCAGAACCGCCGCTGGGACAACGACTTCCTCACCCTGCGCCGGCTCCTCGCGGAGGGCGAGCTCGGCGAGGTCCAGCGCTTCGAGTCCCGCTTCGAGCGCTGGCGCCCGCAGCTCAAGGGCGGCTGGCGCGAGAGCGGAGCCCCGGAGGAGATCGGCGGCCTGCTGTACGACCTCGGCAGCCACGTCGTGGACCAGGCGCTGGTGCTGTTCGGCCCGGCGGTACGGGTCTACGCGGAGACCGACGTGCGCCGCCCTGGCGCCGAGGCCGACGACGACACCTTCATCGCGATCACGCACGCGAACGGGGTCCGCTCGCACCTCTACGTCAGCGCGACCACCGCCCAGCTCGGCCCGCGCTTCCGCGTCCTCGGCTCCCGGGCGGGCTACGTGAAGTACGGCCTGGACCCCCAGGAGGCCGCCCTGCGCGAGGGCCTGCGGCCGGGCGGCGACGAGGGCACGCTGTGGGGCGAGGAGCCGCCGCACCTGTGGGGCCGGCTCGGCTCCGGCGAGTCCCCGCTGACCGGCGGCGGGATCCCGGTCCCGACCGCGCACGGCGACTACCCCGCGTACTACGCGGCGGTCGCGGCGGCCCTGCGTACGGGCGGCCCGGCGCCGGTGACGGCCGAGGAGGCGGCGCGCTGCCTGGCGGTGCTGGAGGCGGCGCGGAATTCCTCCCTCCATGGCGTGATCGTCGACCTGTGA
- a CDS encoding alkaline phosphatase family protein, with product MSPVLSGRTLAVAATATALLATALGATTAAAAPEATQATTDKVLVIGLDGVVLDRLKAANAPHLQGLMAQGLTARSTLYANPMAATSSGPGWSTIATGVWPDKHGVKDNSFTGKNYTAYPDFLTRIENAKPTLNTYAAADWEPITSTDQNGPIFSAKVDKRLSLKGDRDGYGNEDPKIAAAAAAELQNQNPDAAFVYLGQVDSAGHSYGAASRQYLDAIGRVDTLVGQVLTAVQNRPTYAQENWKILVTTDHGHTDSGGHGGSTIQERGTFVIAKGAGIPAGSLREDVKLVDVAATALAQVGVPAALDGVPLGAADSDPFDTLRPSLQARVDETAIPAGTKGFTHTPPAGWSVDNSKMGTGGVTEWAGWAFATDEFWSQAQRDQWRELNVRSRDVFAVADSDEWDDKSHTGSFDSTLITPKWPVTGGTTRTLAFQTHYRHEAGQTAQVLVSYNGGAATVVKNYTADAVAKGESIALQVPAGATDVQVRFRYSGSNNWYWTVDNVTLG from the coding sequence GTGTCCCCTGTCCTGTCCGGACGCACCCTCGCCGTGGCCGCCACCGCCACGGCCCTGCTCGCCACCGCCCTCGGCGCCACCACGGCCGCCGCCGCCCCCGAGGCGACGCAGGCGACCACCGACAAGGTCCTCGTCATCGGTCTCGACGGGGTGGTCCTCGACCGCCTCAAGGCCGCCAACGCCCCGCACCTCCAGGGCCTGATGGCCCAGGGCCTGACCGCCCGCAGCACCCTCTACGCCAACCCGATGGCCGCCACCTCCTCCGGCCCCGGCTGGTCCACCATCGCCACCGGCGTCTGGCCCGACAAGCACGGCGTGAAGGACAACTCCTTCACAGGCAAGAACTACACCGCCTACCCGGACTTCCTGACCCGGATCGAGAACGCCAAGCCGACGCTCAACACCTACGCGGCGGCCGACTGGGAGCCCATCACCTCCACCGACCAGAACGGCCCGATCTTCTCCGCCAAGGTCGACAAGCGCCTCTCCCTCAAGGGCGACCGCGACGGCTACGGCAACGAGGACCCGAAGATCGCCGCCGCGGCCGCCGCCGAACTCCAGAACCAGAACCCGGACGCCGCCTTCGTCTACCTCGGCCAGGTCGACAGCGCCGGACACTCCTACGGCGCCGCCAGCCGCCAGTACCTCGACGCGATAGGCCGCGTCGACACGCTGGTCGGCCAGGTGCTCACCGCCGTCCAGAACCGCCCCACCTACGCCCAGGAGAACTGGAAGATCCTGGTCACCACCGACCACGGCCACACCGACTCCGGCGGCCACGGCGGCTCCACCATCCAGGAGCGCGGCACCTTCGTCATCGCCAAGGGCGCCGGGATCCCCGCCGGTTCGCTGCGCGAGGACGTCAAGCTCGTCGACGTCGCCGCGACCGCGCTCGCCCAGGTCGGCGTCCCCGCCGCGCTGGACGGCGTACCGCTGGGCGCCGCCGACAGCGACCCCTTCGACACCCTGCGCCCCAGCCTCCAGGCCCGCGTGGACGAGACCGCGATCCCCGCCGGCACCAAGGGCTTCACGCACACCCCGCCCGCCGGCTGGTCGGTCGACAACTCGAAGATGGGCACCGGCGGCGTCACCGAGTGGGCCGGCTGGGCCTTCGCCACCGACGAGTTCTGGAGCCAGGCGCAGCGCGACCAGTGGCGCGAGCTGAACGTCCGCTCCCGTGACGTCTTCGCCGTCGCCGACTCCGACGAGTGGGACGACAAGAGCCACACCGGCAGCTTCGACTCCACCCTGATCACCCCCAAGTGGCCCGTCACCGGCGGCACCACGCGCACCCTCGCCTTCCAGACCCACTACCGCCACGAGGCCGGCCAGACCGCGCAGGTCCTGGTCTCCTACAACGGCGGCGCCGCGACCGTCGTCAAGAACTACACCGCCGACGCCGTCGCGAAGGGCGAGTCCATCGCCCTCCAGGTCCCGGCCGGCGCCACCGACGTCCAGGTCCGCTTCCGCTACAGCGGCAGCAACAACTGGTACTGGACCGTGGACAACGTCACCCTCGGCTGA
- a CDS encoding ABC transporter permease — MLVHSKSGRWAAWALFGLLFLPLFALPLLVVVAASFSTHWSGAFPSGPTTENYASAVQGESLQALTTSLVTALAASVLALTVGTWAALAAAGLKKRGKRCLDALFMLPVAVPSVVVGLAVLVAFSRPPLLLNGTSSIVILAHTILVTAFAYQSVSAAIVRLDPAYEQAAASLGARPGYVLWRVRLPLLLPSLTAAAGLCFALSMGELSATMMLYPPDWMPLPVRVFTATDRGSLFGGSAVAVVLMATTLLVLLAVSRIRTRASYR, encoded by the coding sequence GTGCTGGTGCATAGCAAGAGCGGCCGCTGGGCCGCCTGGGCCCTCTTCGGCCTCCTCTTCCTGCCCCTCTTCGCCCTGCCCCTGCTCGTGGTCGTGGCCGCCTCGTTCTCCACCCACTGGTCCGGGGCCTTCCCCTCCGGGCCGACCACCGAGAACTACGCCTCCGCCGTCCAGGGGGAATCGCTCCAGGCCCTGACCACCTCCCTGGTCACCGCCCTGGCCGCCAGCGTGCTCGCGCTGACCGTCGGCACCTGGGCCGCGCTGGCCGCCGCCGGGCTGAAGAAGCGCGGAAAGCGCTGCCTGGACGCCCTGTTCATGCTGCCGGTCGCCGTGCCGTCCGTGGTCGTCGGCCTCGCCGTGCTCGTCGCCTTCAGCCGGCCGCCGCTGCTCCTCAACGGCACCAGCTCCATCGTCATCCTGGCGCACACGATTCTTGTCACGGCGTTCGCCTATCAGTCGGTTTCGGCGGCGATCGTACGTCTCGACCCCGCGTACGAGCAGGCCGCGGCCTCCCTCGGCGCCCGTCCCGGCTACGTGCTGTGGCGGGTCCGCCTCCCGCTCCTGCTGCCGTCGCTCACCGCGGCCGCGGGGCTCTGCTTCGCCCTGTCCATGGGCGAGCTGAGCGCCACGATGATGCTGTACCCCCCGGACTGGATGCCCCTCCCGGTCCGCGTCTTCACCGCCACCGACCGCGGCTCGCTCTTCGGCGGTTCCGCCGTCGCCGTGGTCCTGATGGCCACCACCCTGCTGGTGCTGCTGGCCGTCTCCCGGATCCGCACCCGGGCCTCGTACCGCTGA
- a CDS encoding phosphonatase-like hydrolase: MTDTHPKLIVLDMAGTTVADGGLVERAFERAAERLGVEPGSADHAAKLQYVRDTMGESKISVFRHLFGTEELAQRANSAFEEAYGELVDGGLIAPIPGARATIEQLRADGRTVALTTGFARVTQDAILAALGWQDLADLTLCPADAGGRGRPYPDMVLTAFLRTGAVADVTDLVVAGDTAYDMLSGRRAGAGIVAGVLTGAHDRAALTEHGATHVLGSITELPQLLAESA; this comes from the coding sequence ATGACCGACACGCACCCCAAGCTGATCGTCCTCGACATGGCCGGAACGACCGTCGCCGACGGCGGCCTCGTCGAGCGCGCCTTCGAACGCGCCGCCGAGCGCCTCGGCGTCGAACCGGGCAGCGCCGACCACGCCGCCAAGCTCCAGTACGTACGCGACACCATGGGCGAGTCGAAGATCTCCGTCTTCCGCCACCTCTTCGGCACGGAGGAGCTCGCCCAGCGCGCCAACTCCGCCTTCGAGGAGGCGTACGGGGAACTCGTCGACGGCGGCCTCATAGCCCCGATCCCCGGCGCCCGCGCCACCATCGAGCAGCTCCGCGCCGACGGCCGCACCGTCGCCCTGACCACCGGCTTCGCCCGCGTCACCCAGGACGCCATCCTCGCCGCCCTCGGCTGGCAGGACCTGGCCGACCTCACCCTCTGCCCGGCCGACGCCGGCGGCCGCGGCCGCCCCTACCCGGACATGGTCCTGACCGCCTTCCTGCGCACCGGCGCCGTGGCCGACGTGACCGACCTCGTGGTCGCCGGCGACACGGCGTACGACATGCTCAGCGGCCGCCGCGCCGGCGCCGGCATCGTGGCGGGCGTCCTCACCGGCGCCCACGACCGCGCCGCCCTGACGGAGCACGGCGCGACCCACGTCCTCGGCTCCATCACCGAACTCCCGCAGCTGCTCGCGGAGTCGGCGTGA
- a CDS encoding ABC transporter ATP-binding protein codes for MSGIRFDSVSVAYHGTTVLDSLDLTVEPGEVMALLGPSGSGKTTALRAVAGFVRPCAGRVLIGGRDVTALPPHKRGIGMVVQQYALFPHMRVEDNVAFGLKAQKAPRAEIPGRVTEALEMAGMAAYARRYPRELSGGQQQRVAIARALAIRPGVLLLDEPLSALDAQLRSGMLAELARLHRELPDVSILYVTHDQVEALTLADRIAVMDRARLQDCGTPQQLYRAPRTEFTASFVGNANLLPVTVADGGAVFAGRPLALDRGLAAPGSTATLCVRPHLLGLGEGPNALRGTIAEVQWRGSTHRLYVDVGGHRVKADLPELRETPALGDEVTLHFEPRDAVLLAAGVSDA; via the coding sequence GTGAGCGGCATCCGCTTCGACTCCGTCTCGGTCGCCTACCACGGCACCACCGTCCTGGACTCCCTCGACCTGACCGTCGAGCCCGGCGAGGTCATGGCGCTGCTGGGCCCCTCCGGCTCCGGCAAGACCACGGCGCTGCGCGCGGTCGCCGGCTTCGTACGGCCCTGCGCCGGACGGGTGCTGATCGGCGGCCGCGACGTCACCGCGCTCCCGCCGCACAAGCGGGGCATCGGGATGGTCGTCCAGCAGTACGCGCTCTTCCCGCACATGCGCGTCGAGGACAACGTGGCCTTCGGCCTGAAGGCGCAGAAGGCCCCCCGGGCCGAGATCCCCGGCCGGGTCACCGAGGCCCTGGAGATGGCGGGGATGGCCGCCTACGCCCGGCGCTACCCCCGCGAGCTGTCCGGCGGCCAGCAGCAGCGCGTGGCCATCGCCCGCGCGCTCGCCATCCGCCCCGGGGTCCTCCTCCTGGACGAGCCCCTCTCGGCCCTCGACGCGCAGCTGCGCTCCGGGATGCTGGCGGAACTGGCCCGGCTGCACCGCGAACTGCCCGACGTGTCCATCCTGTACGTCACGCACGACCAGGTGGAGGCGCTCACCCTGGCCGACCGGATCGCCGTCATGGACCGGGCCCGCCTCCAGGACTGCGGCACCCCGCAGCAGCTGTACCGGGCGCCGCGCACCGAGTTCACGGCCTCCTTCGTCGGCAACGCCAACCTGCTCCCGGTGACGGTGGCCGACGGCGGCGCGGTCTTCGCGGGCCGCCCGCTGGCCCTCGACCGCGGGCTCGCGGCCCCCGGCTCCACCGCCACCCTGTGCGTACGTCCGCACCTGCTCGGGCTAGGCGAGGGCCCCAACGCCCTGCGCGGCACGATCGCCGAGGTGCAGTGGCGCGGCTCGACGCACCGGCTGTACGTCGACGTGGGCGGGCACCGCGTCAAGGCGGACCTGCCCGAGCTGAGGGAGACCCCGGCGCTGGGTGACGAGGTGACCCTCCACTTCGAGCCCCGCGACGCGGTGCTGCTGGCCGCGGGGGTGTCGGATGCCTGA